One segment of Rhodopirellula baltica SH 1 DNA contains the following:
- a CDS encoding DUF2946 domain-containing protein: MTSLFRPLVASLLCSLIVLGHAPAWLHVATCDSGSHSHANDKANDAVFVCPHGCHHHVTESDASTKDASETVPHSQDSNTPHDHDSCGICQSLASPVGVTWDLVVVLPTEFVSELTSVPAVRPLLATLLSIPQPRGPPAISA; the protein is encoded by the coding sequence ATGACTTCGCTGTTCCGGCCCCTCGTCGCTAGCCTGCTCTGCAGCCTGATCGTTCTCGGTCACGCTCCGGCTTGGTTGCATGTGGCCACCTGTGATAGCGGATCGCATTCGCATGCGAATGACAAGGCGAACGATGCGGTTTTTGTTTGTCCGCATGGGTGTCATCACCATGTGACGGAATCAGACGCATCGACCAAAGATGCTTCGGAAACGGTTCCTCACTCGCAAGATTCAAACACCCCTCACGATCACGATAGCTGCGGGATTTGCCAATCATTGGCGAGCCCTGTCGGTGTGACTTGGGACTTGGTGGTCGTTCTTCCAACTGAGTTTGTTTCGGAACTCACCAGCGTCCCGGCTGTTCGCCCCTTGTTGGCGACCCTTCTTTCGATCCCGCAGCCTCGCGGGCCACCGGCGATCTCCGCCTAG
- a CDS encoding Flp family type IVb pilin: MRKLFKNKKGQGLVEYGLIIAGVALICAAAISVFGHKTSDLISATAAVLPGSHAGDNAAITSGALIETSEGAAGDAIELDADAILAASGTGRLGNNVLGAGTAEGFGGLVVEAP, encoded by the coding sequence ATGCGTAAGTTGTTTAAGAACAAGAAGGGTCAAGGCCTGGTTGAGTATGGTTTGATCATCGCCGGTGTGGCTTTGATTTGTGCCGCGGCTATCTCGGTGTTCGGTCACAAGACCAGCGATTTGATCTCCGCAACAGCAGCCGTTTTGCCTGGGTCTCATGCAGGCGATAACGCTGCAATCACTAGCGGTGCGTTGATCGAAACTAGCGAAGGTGCCGCCGGAGACGCAATTGAACTAGACGCAGATGCAATCCTTGCAGCGAGTGGTACCGGTCGGTTGGGAAATAACGTTCTTGGGGCAGGTACTGCCGAAGGGTTCGGCGGATTGGTCGTTGAAGCACCGTAG
- a CDS encoding A24 family peptidase translates to MFLLIASMIACLLVWASLHDLRTREIPDWISVLIGVVAIVSSLLGWLGLSIVWVLAGGVVGLVIASALFRFAKLGGGDGKLIIALAMLVGPVGILIVLFGMAITGGVLSLIAMLRGQRDYAYVPAIAAGFVGYVGFVHFLV, encoded by the coding sequence ATGTTTTTGTTGATCGCATCGATGATCGCTTGCTTGCTGGTTTGGGCCAGTTTGCATGATCTCCGCACTCGAGAGATTCCCGATTGGATCTCGGTGTTGATCGGTGTCGTAGCGATTGTCAGTTCCTTGCTGGGTTGGCTGGGGCTTTCGATCGTTTGGGTGTTGGCCGGCGGAGTCGTTGGACTTGTGATTGCGTCTGCCTTGTTTCGATTCGCGAAGCTGGGTGGTGGCGATGGCAAACTCATCATCGCGCTCGCCATGTTGGTCGGGCCCGTTGGAATTTTGATTGTTTTGTTTGGAATGGCCATCACCGGTGGCGTGCTCTCGCTCATCGCGATGCTTCGCGGCCAGCGTGATTACGCCTATGTGCCGGCCATTGCGGCGGGGTTCGTGGGCTACGTCGGTTTCGTTCACTTCCTCGTTTGA